A genomic stretch from Etheostoma cragini isolate CJK2018 chromosome 8, CSU_Ecrag_1.0, whole genome shotgun sequence includes:
- the dusp6 gene encoding dual specificity protein phosphatase 6, with protein sequence MLDKLKPVIQLDSVMAISKTVGWLREQLETRRDGLLVMDCRAQELYESSHVEAAINVAIPSLMLRRLKKGNLPVRSLLSDGEDREKFVRRCKTDTIVLYDEYSREWNENVDGGSVLGLLLRRMKDEGYKAYYLEGGFSKFQAEYPALCETNLDGSSNTGSPTAQVLGLGGLRISSDSSDIESDIDPCSATDSDGSPLSNPQPCFPVEILPHLYLGCAKDSTNLDVLEEYGIKYILNVTPNLPNLFENAGEFKYKQIPISDHWSQNLSQFFPEAISFIDEARSQECGVLVHCLAGISRSVTVTVAYLMQKLNLSMNDAYDIVKMKKSNISPNFNFMGQLLDFERTLGLKRPCDNRIAPPTQQLYFTTPTNHNVFQLDALEST encoded by the exons ATGCTCGACAAGCTCAAGCCCGTCATCCAGCTCGACTCCGTAATGGCGATCAGCAAGACGGTGGGCTGGCTCCGGGAGCAGCTGGAGACGCGCAGGGACGGCCTGCTTGTGATGGACTGCCGGGCCCAGGAGCTCTACGAGTCTTCGCACGTCGAGGCGGCCATCAACGTGGCCATACCGTCCCTTATGCTCCGCAGGCTCAAGAAGGGCAACCTGCCCGTGCGATCGCTGCTCTCCGACGGGGAGGACCGGGAGAAGTTCGTGCGCCGGTGCAAGACGGACACCATCGTGCTGTACGACGAGTACAGCCGGGAGTGGAACGAGAACGTGGACGGGGGCTCGGTGTTAGGTTTACTGCTGAGGAGGATGAAGGACGAAGGCTACAAGGCCTATTATCTGGAGG GAGGCTTCAGTAAATTCCAGGCCGAGTATCCAGCTCTGTGCGAAACCAACCTGGACGGTTCCTCCAACACCGGCTCCCCCACCGCCCAGGTGCTGGGCCTCGGCGGGCTGCGCATCAGCTCCGACTCGTCGGACATCGAGTCCGACATTGACCCGTGCAGCGCCACAGACTCGGACGGCAGCCCGCTGTCCAACCCGCAGCCCTGCTTCCCGGTGGAGATCCTGCCGCACCTGTACCTGGGCTGCGCCAAGGACTCCACCAACCTGGACGTGTTGGAGGAGTACGGCATCAAGTACATCCTCAACGTGACTCCCAACCTGCCCAACCTCTTCGAGAACGCAGGGGAGTTTAAGTACAAGCAGATCCCCATCTCGGATCACTGGAGCCAGAATCTCTCCCAGTTCTTCCCCGAGGCCATCAGCTTCATTG ATGAAGCCCGAAGCCAGGAGTGCGGCGTCCTGGTCCACTGCCTGGCCGGCATCAGTCGCTCGGTGACGGTTACGGTGGCCTACCTGATGCAGAAGCTCAACCTGTCCATGAACGACGCCTACGACATCGTCAAGATGAAAAAGTCCAACATCTCACCCAACTTCAACTTCATGGGCCAGCTCCTGGACTTTGAGCGCACCTTGGGCCTGAAGCGCCCGTGCGACAACCGCATAGCGCCGCCGACCCAGCAGCTGTACTTCACCACGCCGACCAACCACAACGTCTTCCAGCTGGACGCCCTGGAGTCCACGTGA